The genomic segment aatgagagatggagagtgatcggttcttagtgtgggaattgctcacaatactcttcaaaatatcacaaggtacttgagtgcttttctacccacttgcccacttgacctcTTAATTAAATggcatttaaattttataaaatttgggttcacaccaccttaaaacaccacatggccggccactctTTGctacatatatgatcatttcatttatttattttttaataaaggttaaaaaaggtttcataagaagaaaagtccaaattggcttttgacaccttttcactcttattaagttttaatcaccaaacttaacattaattaattaaattaaatgtctctcacatttaatttaattaatcacataataaaatttaacctaaggtccattcatggaataaaattccccatttcggtaaaattaggcatttaacacaaaatgccctaaaatttccattttcttttaggtttattatttttgaccaaactttaacttttatgaatgtattttatgcccaaaatataattgccatgatttttcattttattttccgagatttttacccgatcagggtttttgtgtcggtccaggaccgaaagtcttatcttgacttttaaaatcacaaaattcatattttggctagcaataactcatggactacttacaaacaaaacataatgttatttaaaataatattcttaacccgggggaaaaatcccgacccgagtcgtttaaaggtacccgaaaatgcaggacgttacatgGAATGTATCAGAGCTTACCGCATTATCATTAAGGTAAGTTTTGGTTTTTTTCGTTGATATGTTGCTTTAGAAGAGTGACCTTCCCTGTGTTGCCCACACCCcatattttgattttgtttatgatttcttttaAAATGTATCTTAGATTGGGCAGTTTTAGTCTACAAGTTATTTCTAATACTATTAAAATagatttagttatgatttcttgttaaaattcatttatttgtaatttactTTTCTAAAATGTTCTTACAGTGGCAAAATCTATTTTTATATGCTAGAGTAAATTGATTTTTTCTTCCCCAAGTTATCATTCTCTTGCATCTGATAATGGTGAAAAGAAATTTTAGAAATTAAATGAATTGTCTTTAATCTCTTATGCCTCTCTAATTctcttatttatgttatttttcccTTTCAGTTGAAAATTATGAAATTCATGATTATGCTTTGAGCGTATAAAAAAAGAttgttttaaaatgatttttaaacGTTTGTTGCATCTCTAAAAgcccttttttatttattattagccGTTTGATATCTAAAATTACTGATATGTTATTCTCTTCTTTGTCAGTCCTTTATGGTGTAATTTTGTTTATCATTAATATAGCagcttttgtatttttttaatcttaatgtACTTACTAAGGTTGATGTCGATTGATATTTTTTCTCCTAATGAGCAGTATTtaatttttcccttttttttcttattaaatttattctttAACAGTTTATAGTGAGTCTACAAATTATTGGTGGTTATTTGTCAATCTTTTGGTTTTGCTCGATTATGCAGGTTGTTTGTGTTATATGTTTCACCTCTAATACTTTTGCAGGCAGCAAGAGCAACTGATTATAGTATTGGGAGTAAGTTGCTGCAACATTTTGTTCTTGAGGAGAACATGTTGGAGGTTGACTGTCCCTGTGCCGATCACTTGCTCAAGGACTTCTGCAGTGAAAAGCTTCAAAAAGACCTTTCCATAACTGCCAAGGAGGCTGCAGAACTGAAGCACATACTTGCTTTTTTTTGTCTATTTCATTTGCTCTTGGGTTCATTTTTCAATTTTTCTATTGATTGCCTCTAAATGCTATTGGGTTGCTTAGTTTATAAGATAGAAGAGATGTGATAACAGCTTGGCTTTTTTTCATATCTTTATTCTATTTTCTAGTAAGTTTAGTACTTATTCTTTCATTTCATCCTGATTTTAAAACTCAGGGGTTTACATGCCATTGGGAATGGATTTAAGAAGCTAAAAGATCTCACTCTAAGTGACTGCTATTTCCTAAGTGACAAGGGTTTGGAAGCTATTGCCACTGGTTGCAAGCAACTTACTCATCTTACAGTTAATGGGTGCCACAATATTGGTACTCTGGGACTGGAATTCATTGGGAAATCTTGCTTATGTTGAGCTTATCTGAGTAATGGCCCTTGAGCTTATGTTGtgtttcatttttcttcatttgcTATCTTTTTTGCTAACATACTCTTTTGACCATTTCTCTGCAGGATCACAGAGAAAGTGAATGACAGGTGGGAGGTTTGTGTGAGCCTTAGTGATGGGCAATTTCAACAggtatttgaatttttattttaaatgagaGTACTTTGATGCTGTTCTGCACTTTTAAGGGTGTTTTATTCTGATTGTTTTCTCTTGTTAAACCAGGTTAGCTTTGTAAATTCGATTGCCACAATCAAGGGTGGAACTCTTACCATTCATCCAAGCAGTTTTGGGTCTAAATGTGAACTCCCACCAGAGTTCTTAAAGAAAGGTTCGGGAAGCTCTTTGCTTGTTTATGTAGATGCACTCTTATCATTACTTTCTGTATCTTTGTTTATGTTTTACCTTTTAAACTTGCAGTGGCAAAGTCTAGCATTGTGGATAGTCTTCTTTCCTGGGCCAACTTCAAGCAGAACAAGGATCTTAAGAAAACAGAGTATTTGTAGCCTCTTATAACCCAGTATTTCTATTGAAATTGCTTCAATCTTTTAAATTTCTCTAATCGTCATATTTCTCTAGACTGATGCAGCTATTTCTGGTCTACTTATTTCCATTGTCCTTATCTTCTTTACATTGATTTAAATAGTGTCAATTATTCAATATCAGTTACTGCCCACCAACAGAAAGGAGGATATGTTTTAGTTATATAGATATCTGATTTACTATGAACAATAATAATGACAAATAATTCAATATTGAGATTCTTTACACTTAAAACAAATTATTACTTTTATTTGTATCATGGTTTGTCTTGTTTTAGTGTCTGTCATCAAACTCAATTGACATCAGCATCAGCCGTTCAGCTTAATTAATCTTTGGCATTTGGGTCTATGCTTTGGCATCAGCATCATGTCATTTGTTGTTGCTTTATTGGTATTCTATAAATATGAAAGAGATCAATGCTCTAAATCTGAGTTTGAATGTTTGCTATTTGTGTACTGTTTAAGTTTAttcacttttttttctttcacttttttcTGCTACCTTGTTTATAATATATGGTCAAATTTGTTAAAATTCCATTTAGATAGATAGCCATGTAGAGTATTTGTGGAATACAGAAGTAATATTCGGTCAGGTTAAACAGTTAGGGAAATCACAAAGGACTAACCAGTTCTTGGAGTCTTTGAAAGCAGAAGGGGAGGTTATCCTTGAAGATGTGCAGCCAAAAGCAGGCCAATCT from the Humulus lupulus chromosome X, drHumLupu1.1, whole genome shotgun sequence genome contains:
- the LOC133805067 gene encoding uncharacterized protein LOC133805067, translated to MLSLSEITEKVNDRWEVCVSLSDGQFQQVSFVNSIATIKGGTLTIHPSSFGSKCELPPEFLKKGSGSSLLVYVDALLSLLSVSLFMFYLLNLQWQSLALWIVFFPGPTSSRTRILRKQSICSLL